From a region of the Tamandua tetradactyla isolate mTamTet1 chromosome 10, mTamTet1.pri, whole genome shotgun sequence genome:
- the LOC143648115 gene encoding cyclin-A2-like — protein MLGNSAPAPAGREAGSALLAVQQSALREDQENINPESMVPFQQPRTRAGLAVAKAGTARGPAPQQRPKTRRVAPLKDLPVNDEHVPAPPWKANTKQPAFTIHVDEAEEETQKRPAGSKHTECEDVLAFNSAVTLAGPRKPLVPLDYPMDGSFESPHTMDMSVVLEDEKPVSVNEVPDYHEDIDTYLREMEVKCKSKAGCMKKQPDITNSMRAILVDWLVEVGEEYKLQSETLHLAVNYIDRFLSSMSVLRGKLQLVGTAAMLLASKFEEIYPPEVAEFVYITDNTYTKKQVLRMEHLVLEVLAFDLAAPTVNQFLTQYFLHHQPTNCKVESLAMFLGELSLIDADPYLKYLPSVIAGAAFHIALYTVTGQSWPEPLVQKTGYTLESLKPCLTDLHQTYLRAPQHAQQSIREKYKHSKYHGVSLLNPPETLNM, from the exons ATGTTGGGCAACTCGGCGCCGGCGCCTGCGGGCCGCGAGGCAGGCTCGGCGCTGCTGGCCGTGCAGCAGTCGGCGCTCCGGGAGGACCAGGAGAACATCAACCCCGAGAGCATGGTGCCCTTCCAGCAGCCGCGGACGCGGGCGGGGCTGGCCGTGGCGAAGGCGGGCACCGCGCGAGGTCCAGCTCCGCAGCAGAGGCCCAAGACGCGGCGGGTTGCACCTCTTAAGGATCTTCCTGTAAATGATGAGCACGTCCCTGCTCCTCCCTGGAAAGCAAACACTAAGCAGCCTGCATTCACTATTCATGTGGACGAAGCGGAAGAAGAGACTCAAAAGAGGCCAGCAGGATCTAAACACACGGAATGTGAAGATGTCCTGGCTTTTAACTCAGCTGTTACTTTAGCTGGACCAAGAAAACCGCTGGTACCCCTTGATTATCcaatggatggtagttttgagTCACCACATACTATGGACATGTCAGTTGTATTAGAAGATGAAAAACCAGTGAGCGTTAATGAAGTGCCAGACTACCATGAGGACATTGACACGTACCTCAGGGAAATGGAG GTTAAATGTAAGTCCAAAGCGGGCTGCATGAAGAAGCAGCCTGACATCACCAACAGCATGCGGGCCATCCTGGTGGACTGGCTGGTTGAAGTAGGGGAGGAATATAAGCTACAGAGTGAGACCCTGCACTTGGCTGTGAACTACATCGACAGGTTCCTCTCATCCATGTCTGTGTTGAGGGGAAAACTTCAGCTTGTGGGCACTGCTGCTATGCTATTAGCTTCAAAGTTTGAAGAAATATACCCCCCGGAAGTAGCAGAGTTTGTGTACATTACAGACAACACCTATACGAAGAAACAAGTCCTGAGAATGGAGCACCTAGTTCTGGAAGTTCTTGCTTTTGACTTGGCAGCACCAACAGTGAATCAGTTTCTTACCCAGTATTTTCTGCATCATCAGCCCACAAACTGCAAAGTTGAAAGTTTAGCAATGTTTTTGGGAGAGTTGAGTTTGATAGATGCTGACCCGTATCTGAAGTATTTACCATCTGTTATTGCCGGAGCAGCCTTTCATATAGCACTCTACACAGTTACAGGGCAAAGCTGGCCTGAGCCATTAGTACAAAAGACTGGATATACCCTGGAGAGCCTTAAGCCTTGTCTCACGGACCTTCACCAGACCTACCTCAGAGCACCACAGCACGCACAGCAgtcaataagagaaaaatataaacattcaaAGTATCATGGTGTTTCTCTCCTCAATCCACCAGAGACCCTAAATATGTAA